TCTACTTTTCTCGAAACATTCTGATAGAATTTGTGAAATGGAATAGTGAACAGTTAAATACAGTTTGTTGTGAAGTTGCATCTggttgaaaaacattttaagggAACTCATGCAGAGGATAACGTTTCACACTACTTTGTCAGAAGGGAAGAATAGCACTGTACAGCACCGTACTATTCTCTAAACTCACAGCTGATCCGGCAGAAACTGATGTAGCTTCAGATGAACTTTACAGGGAGGCATTACTGGTTCTGTTACAAGCAAGGAAAAGATGTTTCCCCACATCCTTCTCTAAACTCTTAACTGGGAGATACTTtggcagagagaaaagacacCAGTGAATGAAAATTGTATGTTTTCATGGTTTCcttttactgtatttgtttgGTATGTAACATGTTTTGGTTGGCTAATGACAATTTTTACTTTGGAGGGCAATAAAGtcgtattttatttatttttctttattttaagtTTCAGCAAAAGTGAGGCAAATGGTTAAACCACTCAAACACTTTAAAGACATGTATTAAATTCATAATATTTCGTTattacaaaatgtcatgttatCACAATTGTCACTTAAAAATCACAATGTAATAATAACCGTACAATGTATTTAATATTACACAAAGAAACGTGTTGTGCTGTGCGCTACAGGCAGGTTATTACCATGGTTATTTCAGGTATTGTGATCCTTTTATTACATATCGCTGCGACACTATGGAAACGCCATGCTCTGAGTTTGCCCGACGAGACGTTCAAGGCGGTCAGCCTGAGCCGTGGGACGTTAACGTTACCGGGTCCCTGCTGGGAAACTGCAGTTTTGACTTTCAAGAACTCTGACTCGATCTTTTTCAAACATGAAGCCGAGATGTAAAAGCACATTTGTGGGGGTGAAGGGCAGGTCTGCAGGGGGCTTTTAAATAGAGTTAAATCATCGTCGCGGGCTTAAATGGACCAGATTTCATTATACAATAGCTCACACgttcattattaaaaaaaaaatgtatcaaaaaagTGGGAAATGTTGCTAGCGTTAgccacatttaaacatgttAGCTATTTAAAACACGTTAGTTTGAGTTAGTTGGTTTTCTCTTCTACTGATACGAAATAGTAAcgttaatgaaaaataaattaagagaAAGGTTGACGCTTGCGACTTCTGCGAGGTCGCAGATGGACGTTTGACCTGAACTCCCTCTGCCTGCTCATGGCTGAAATGGCATTAGCCATCTGTCACTGGAAGCTAACCAGCTAGCACTGACATTACGCAGTGATCTTATCGGCTCTTTCTGTTCACAACTTAAATGAAGTGTCgtgtaagttttttttaatgtaacgCTAGgtagcattttaatgttaacaACACAACTTTGTTCACAATACAATACCGCTAACGTTACAACACCTTGAGCCTGGCTGTGGGTCACCGACTGACAACACGCCAAcatggtaacgttagctcacGGTCCGCTTAGGAGTGGTCAGTGGGGAAGGCACGAGTCTTACCCGGGCTGTGGCATTAGCTCCTCTCACACAAGCCCTTAGCATGGTCCTCAATCAGTTCTTCAAATCCTAATCAATGTGACCTTCAACGTAGCAGTAACTATTATCttcccttctctcctcttttagttttctttcgctcttcttcttcttcctttttataATTCAGAGTTTGAACGCGTGTGTGCGCAATACTGCCGCCCAGAGTCAACAGTAGAAATGAACTCAGAATTCTCTCAAGCTCTGGACGATAACCACACCTATGACGAAAACAGTGCTCACTCAAACTTCAGTTTAAACGTGGACCGCTTGTCTGGGTCTCAAACATAGAGGTGAAGAGAGACAGCAGGCTCAAATAGTGGTATTTCCGACTTGCCAGAGCAGCTGCCGCTGTTTGTGGCAGCTGTTAGTGAGATACTGATGTTTATAGATTAGGAATATTAACAGTCGTCACTGCAGTATTAGAGTTGCTAGACATAGCATTTCCATTATGtgcttttttcatttatttgcagCTGTGATACTGGCTGATTATCCTGTTCAAATCAAGTACATTTTACTGAAATTGAAGCACTTATTAAAACTgtgatatacagtgggtacggaaagtattcagacccctttaaatttttcactctttgtttcattgcagccattttccaaaaatcaaaaaagttcattttatttctcagtaatgtacactcagcaccccatcttgacagaaaaaaaacagaaatgtagaaatttttgcaaatttattaaaaaagaaaaactgaaatatcacatggtcataagtattcagaccctttgctcagtatttagtagaagcacccttttgatctaatacagccatgagtcgttttgggaaagatgcaacaagtttttcacatctggatttgggtatcctctgccattcctccttgcagatcctctccagttctgtcaggttggatggtaaacgttggtggacagccattttcaggtctctccagagatgctcaattgggtttaagtcagggctctggctgggccattcaagaacagccacggagttgttgtgaagccactccttcgttattttagcggtgcgcttagggtcattgtcttgttggaaggNNNNNNNNNNNNNNNNNNNNNNNNNNNNNNNNNNNNNNNNNNNNNNNNNNNNNNNNNNNNNNNNNNNNNNNNNNNNNNNNNNNNNNNNNNNNNNNNNNNNtaagtgcagcagaaatttttttgtaaccttggccagatctgtgccttgccacaattctgtctctgagctcttcaggcagttcctttgacctcatgattctcatttgctctgacatgcactgtgagctgtaaggtcttatatagacaggtgtgtggctttcctaatcaagtccaatcagtataatcaaacacagctggactcaaatgaaggtgtagaaccatctcaaggatgatcagaagaaatagacagcacctgagttaaatatgagtgtcacggcaaagggtctgaatacttatgaccatgtgatatttcagtttttcttttttaataaatttgcaaagatttctacatttctgtttttttctgtcaagatggggtgctgagtgtacattactgagaaataaaatgaacttttttgatttttggaaaatggctgcaatgaaacaaagagtgaaaaatttaaaaggggtctgaatactttccgtacccactgtacaatTCTCTGTTAACCAGTTAACAGGGTAATTTTTTGCAGTAATTTCAAGTTTCCTCCAAGGTTAATAGTTACAAGAGGTACAGTCATGCTGCTACAATTTCGACTGGATTAAGGTTCTATATAAAGTCTCTGGCTTCCAGTTTATCTGAGCAAGTCAAGTTAATAATACCAGTTATGTACCGTTTCACAGGTGTCAAAGTTTTTAAATCACTGGTTTAAATCCGACAAAAACTTTCAACCTTTTCTTTATCATAATCCATAGTGATGACTCCCACTGTAGTAAGACctcaaaaatataataatttaatgattttaattttGACACTGTCTTGTAATGTTGATGTCAAGTTGtattcactttttgttttataaactttattttactgtaaaagaCTATCACTTTCTATTGGTCCGGGTTTTGTTTTACTACGCATGTCAACCTGCACCCATTTGGTTACATTTGCTGTCAAATGTGAAGTGTTTCCTGAAATGAATGGGGAACCAGTGAAAGGTTAGGGGAGACATGGTCTCATTTCTTGGACTGTGTAAATACCCCCTTTAATAAAACTTCAGGTGCAATAGAAGTGAAACTGACAGTTTTGGCACTCTCGCAGCTACATTTATAGGACTAGTTACCATAAACTTAATACAGTATAAATGGCACAATGGTGGGTTGAGTGTTTCCACTGTAAAGCTTTAGTTAGTAACAAAGATGATGCACTGATTCAAATCAGAAGCTGCTCTGGTTCCAAAACCATATTAGCTTTCAATTCATCAGTCGACAGCAGGATGACAATCCATCAGTTCTGGTCATAAAACACAAGGACATTCaagtcaagtttgtttttttatttgaaattctTCACCATGAAGGAAACAGCAATAAGAAACACAGTAActtttgtattaaaaaacaaccaatgtaaaaacaaatcacagccCAGTAGAACTTGAAGTAACGGTCTTCAGTACTTTAAATTTTtcatacaggaaaaaaaaaaaaaaaaaaaagaataaaaaaaagaaaatcttgtCAATGTGAATcattaaaaggaaaatacttTGCCTTTGGTTTGCCTATCTCCTTTAACTATTTAGAGAACCATTTGAGTTGAGTGAGTTTCTATATAGTCTAGCATTTTAAATCTAGCAAGTATAAGCAGGATTTGACGTAACAGTTGCACATAATGGACATCTACAAACCTGGATGTCTGCTCTACCACGCCCCAGATCAGTGCTACAAGTGCTACTGTGAACACAAAATCCTAAACCATTTTAACTGACTGAAGCTTGATTAAACATGCAACTGTAAAGTCTTGCCATAAAAGAAGACTCCCTGAGTAGTCCTTTGTAAATGGTCCCAGTCTATGGATTAGGAAGCACTACTATAAATGGATAGTCATTCTGGGTAACATGGAGGGCTTGGGAGAAGTGTAAGTGTTGGGCGGAAACAGCTGAACcatttgaggtgtgtgtgtgaacatgtatcTTCTTGGAGAAGGCCAAAGATGAGCTATGCCATGTCAGGCTCTGCTGTGGTTTCTGTCTTCTGTACTTTAACTGGAGTGCCGGAACAGTCTTCACCCTGAGCAGGAGAGCACAAGCAATCGTGTTCAATAAAAAGGCCTGTTCATgaagtattgttttttttccccccctctgcTTTTAGTGAGGGGCTCTACTTCAGGTTTTGAAGTTGTAAGTGCCACATTTACTGTCCGACACCACAGATTTACAGCAGCATATAAAGATATAATCAATGAAAAGACTGCAGATTGTATGCCTTTTCTCCTCCATTTGTTCATAATGAAGTCTTCTGTACTCAGTTTTCAGAGTTTGGCTAGCTGTGTTGACTTTAAAAGCAGTTGAtgatttttatcatttattcattatttgaaACTTTAATGTCCATACATAAGCTGAATTTTATATCTGCCTGTAGATAAGATCAACGTGACATTTTTGCATGTTCAGCTGACCTGCTGTGCTCTGACGAAGAGAGTCTCTGCACTGAATTTGAATTAAGTAACTGGAAGTGTATCACCTGAACACTGTACAAAATAATGGTTCTTTCCTGGAAACCTCCAGGAGGCTACattaaaatgcagaaaaagtAACTTAATAGATTTCCAatggtttttatgtttttaaaccCTGTCTACCATCTCCCCTGCAGTCACAACCATGTGTGTTTGAGCTTTAGATGGGCTACAATTTCACTAAACACAAGTGACTTCATCAAACTCACCTCCAGTGAAAGGCTGCGTGTGGGGAGACAGGTTGGAGCATCCTGGGAGTCTGACAAGGTTGGGAAGTCCAGCTCAATGTCCATTACATCATCGAGACCCAGCTCCTCACTGGAGGAACAAACACATAATCATGACCCACAGCTGATTAAGACTACacagaatgttttatttgagCCTCGAGTCACTTTTATCTGGTCGAAGGCACATCTTCTTACATGTTATCGAGGACTTTGTCTTGGCCGCCCTGTGTTGGGGGGTCCCAGGCGTGCAGTTTGACCTTCCACAGTTTGATCTGCTGGTCCCAGGAGCGACGGCTGTACTTCCTGAACTTATTGGGAGTCTTTGGGTGAACACCTGGCTGACGCATGTGTCTGggaacaaagagagaaagacaagaaacaaagaGATTAATGTTTgactgatttattatttattgtattaaCACGTAACTTCTTAGAGCGACGTGTGATAGTGCCAGCCCTTACACCTTCATTTCTTTCTCCTACAATAACCCTCCCTGCCGCTGGACATGAGTTACTTTCTATTATGATGTTTTATGTTGCACATACATGTCCATAATTGTATCATAGATGTATGGATTGAGGGCGTTTGTGTTGACCTACTTTGGAACTTCTTTGATGTATCTGTCGTAAGCCAGTGTGTTCTTGCCGTAGTTGATCTGTTTCTGTCGCCGTAGCAACACACCCTCATCAGTCTCCATGTTTTCCCCCTCTCTGGAGTCACAGCtgcaggagacagacaggcacacatggacttaaacaataaaaagtaagtatttatttattgcgaATGCAACCTCCAAATAGCAGCTGTTACTAATCTACTGCATGTTGGCTTGCGTTTTATCAACAGATGCATATTCTGAGTTTAATGGTCATAAGGAGACAATATGAGAGATGGGGACTTACCTCCCAGAAGAGCCAGAGGaggtctttctctccctctgggTGACCTCTGCACCCAGTATCCTCCTCCTGTAACTGAACACACAATAAGTGAAGATTGGCACTCAATAGAGAGGGTGCTTTGAATGAATCAGATATGAAACCACTGGCATAAAAGCTTTGAGTTCAAAGAGTTTGGTTACCGCTGCATGTCTCTGTGGACATCCCTCCTCAGCTCATCATCATCCACCTGGCTGCTCCAGTCAGACTGTCTACCACAGCGAGACAACGGGCCTGCGCTCTCTGGAGTGGTAAAACTAAAGAAACACAAGGGGTACATACCAGCATAAACACACGGTGGTTATTGTTGCCACAGTGCCAGCAGATGTAGTTGTGGCCACACATTGCCAAATGTGGTCACTAACTTGTTAACACACCTACGACGTGTGGGAATGCTGCGCTCAGTATCCTGCAAGACTGTACCTTATAATCTCTAGCATGTATTATTGATAAAAGAGTTAACATTTATAGATAATATTAGCATGCTACGTAAAGAGGACAATTACAGGGAAATATGGAAATTTCCACCTGATACAAAGTAATAATGTAATACAAACCCCAAATAATAAGACTAATTTAATGATTATCATTCTCCAATCACATCACAACTCATATGAAATGTTATGCAATATCGACCATTAAGTTTAAACACAAGATGAACTGGGCCTGAGCTACACCAATAAGGTACATTAATATTCTGTGTCAACAAAAAGATTTTTACCTAGGCTGTTCTTTTTCCAATAAAATAGAAAGAAAGCCCTACAGCTTCATGAGGCTACAACCGCCCATAACTATATATCAGAGTACTGCAtgtagatttatttaaaaaggatcGTTCacttaaattttctttttttttttaaagtcagatCTAATCTACTGTACATGTATACCCTTACCTGGCATGTCTGTTGTCAGAGTGGCTGTGGCTGACGTTTTCCCTGTCACTACCATCTGCCTCTCTGCTGGCCCGCAGGCTTCCATCGATCCCTCTCTTCCTGCAGTGGGACCACCGAGACCGGCCATAGGTCCTGTGCGGGGAAGACACAATAAAGAACTGGATTTAAACATCCAAGCAtagtagagcccgaccgatttgTCACTTTGCAGATATTACCGCCCGATAAAAGCTACTAGCAGATATATCTACATcagcgtttataacagccgatttatgactttattaaaaaacagaaacagagttggatccttccctcatgtcatgAGCGTTGTGGTTGTAGATTTGTTTCTCAAACAGTTCTAGCGAATGGTCCTCTCATTTATCTCCAAttcattacttctaaatattcttaAACATCACATACAGCAGTTGACGCCACAAAgttaatgccatgtttatcatcAGAGCAGCACTAACGTTATTAATGAGCGGTTAAACTATATTGTTTaacatattctaaatatatctgcgagccgcTTGTCTTACAGTCGAAAAGTTGGAAATGAGAGGGGacctgtaaataaacatgagctCAACAAGTAGGCCTATCTAACACGGCTTCCAGCCAAACAAAGTTATGTAGCTGCTCTTGTCATTGTGCAACgttagtgtgaaatctcaatggtgcaggtcctcgttgtagacagtcGTGTAGTATTAGATGAATTCAAAGGCAGCATTTCCTCTGGGTCACTGTCACATCATAGACGACATGTTTTAGGGCCACATGGTGGTCAGGAAATGGTTTGTCATAGCATTGGCTAGAATTAacagtgctggtaaagggataaactaaATTTGAATATGCTACAGAGTAGAAAGTAGTAATTTTGGCAGATTTAAGGTAATAACTAtttcatgacaaaaaatatataatttaccTATTCAGGAGAGCCCTGTTTACCATTAATATTATAGCAGTGACATGAGATTTGATATATggcattattatcattattattagttgtagtagtattttttatagtttatgTTTTGCTGCCCCCACAATACAttcactatttaatttaatgttcattagtaacAGTACTccataatttataacaaatcagatatttgtaaaatgttttctgtagttttgtACATTTGACTCTTTATTATCTCttattatactctttatttatcaaaactttaacATATTTAGTTGTACTTTTgatcaaagtactatttataaacaataaaactttctttttattctgacttgtgtcatggtatcttggtgaggtctcagcATAACAAAtattagggataatctttgtttatgttatgcgtttcttaaaataaggtggggggggggggggatatcggctatcagattttaaaatctcaAATATCGAAATCGGCATCagacttaaaaatcccatatcggtcgggctctaaagAATATGTTCAGCTTCATTGCAATAGCTGGCCATTACAAGCATGTGTCAAGGTAGAACAAACCGGTACAAACAAAAGGACACCAGTCCAACACTGCACCGGATGCAGAACTGGCTTGCAGACTACACGCAGTCTctagttttaaatgtaaattataaataGCTACATCAGCTAATGCTAATGTCTCTGAACCAAAACAAAGATGGCAGTTCGCCGGCTACCGGGATCAGAAAGAGTCTCGGCAAGAAATCTTTGTAGTCGTGCGGCGGGCCGGATATTTGTTAATCCTGATGGTTAGACGAGGGTTCTGAAAATACCACAAATTGCGCTAGCTTGAGTGTTTTTAAACGAGTTTCTGGGCTTTTTTAAACATCGCCGGTTAACGTTGatattcttttaaaataaatccatgttTACCTCTATGGCACTAACTTAATGTATGCAAAAGCTCAACCTAAAGTTAACGTtaatacacgcacacacttggCTAGTTGGACCTTGTTACTTCAATCAGCTttataatgtttaatttaatagaAATAACTAGGTCATAAAGTTGGTCCCGCCATGTAACGTTACTTCCTACTTCCGATTGGTCTGACTATTATCCGTTAATATCCATTATCTCTCCGACCCTGTTCAGGGCATGTAACTCATGGTCTGGGACAGACTGTATATCAAGGGCAGCACTTCCTTTCACTTAACGTTGTATCGCGataagttagctaacgttacagccAGCAGAAAGCCTGACATTTCCCAGTGACTAACCGTTCGTGTTACGAATTAGTCCTACTGTCAGTGTGGTTAAATGTCCTTTCAGCTAATCTGCACACATGATAAATTGGAATCCAACCCGGCAAACAACTTCACTGTTCTTTTCCCTCGAGGTTTATATTTACCGCCTCTTTCTCAGCCTTTCTTCCCACGCTAACAACTGAACAGGGAGCGCCACAATGCTAAGGTTAGCAATCAATTTCACGAACACAGCCCAAAGAGGAACAACCTGCCATTACATAGGACGGTTAAGCTAGTCTTACAAGCTAACTTAGCGCAGGACAGAGTGTGTTTAGAGagcaaatatttattggaaCAGACGTGAACAGTTCGCTTAAGTTAACGTTGACGTTCTAAAGATAGCCACTCATACGTTACCAGTAATTGTTAACGTTATGCAGTTAGCAACACATCTACAAAAATATCTTTCGAAAAAGAttttaagctaacgttagtgcCTTCCATCAAGTGGACAAAGAAACAATAGAAGCTCGTAATATTAACGGTGTTTTAAGAAACGTTAACGTTAGGTGAATCTACACCAGCAAAACTTACCTATTTTCATGTTCACTGTTGTGAGCATCACGTCGCCCGTCTCTGGTCCAGTCAGACATTTTCTAGATAATAATATCTGGAGCGTTAACGTTAAATTAGTTCTGTAGTCAACTGAGAAGCTACAGCTGGCTCTCAGAGTCCCCAGATCCCCGCCAACACTGAAAGACGCGCGGCCCCAAACAATCCAACAAGTCACATGACCGGAGAGGGCGGCtatacttcttcttcttcagttttTACAGCATttggcttcttcttcttcttcttctttgggttTTTACGGCAGCTGGCATCCATTGAattgcattactgccaccttcAGGCTTTCTTTACCCTTTGCTTTCATTCACACTAAATCCGCCTATCTAATCCAGTCGCCCTCAGAAAACCAAATATCCATTTCCTGCCCTCCACACTTTCTCCATACTCCAATAAactttttactgtattatcCACCCgtcctattttttttaactgtgttatcatttcttttctttcctgagTAAATTTCCTGCATGTTGTAAGAATATGTTCTACTGTTTCAGCCTCCTGACATTGTTCACACATTCCTGTACGATGTTTTCCTGTAAGTAAAAGTGTGCTGTTAAGATTGCTATGCCCAATTCTCAGCCTGCTTATTGTCACTTGCTCTT
This portion of the Micropterus dolomieu isolate WLL.071019.BEF.003 ecotype Adirondacks linkage group LG19, ASM2129224v1, whole genome shotgun sequence genome encodes:
- the LOC123958368 gene encoding histone RNA hairpin-binding protein isoform X1; protein product: MSDWTRDGRRDAHNSEHENRTYGRSRWSHCRKRGIDGSLRASREADGSDRENVSHSHSDNRHASFTTPESAGPLSRCGRQSDWSSQVDDDELRRDVHRDMQRYRRRILGAEVTQRERKTSSGSSGSCDSREGENMETDEGVLLRRQKQINYGKNTLAYDRYIKEVPKHMRQPGVHPKTPNKFRKYSRRSWDQQIKLWKVKLHAWDPPTQGGQDKVLDNIEELGLDDVMDIELDFPTLSDSQDAPTCLPTRSLSLEGEDCSGTPVKVQKTETTAEPDMA
- the LOC123958368 gene encoding histone RNA hairpin-binding protein isoform X2, encoding MSDWTRDGRRDAHNSEHENRTYGRSRWSHCRKRGIDGSLRASREADGSDRENVSHSHSDNRHASFTTPESAGPLSRCGRQSDWSSQVDDDELRRDVHRDMQRRRILGAEVTQRERKTSSGSSGSCDSREGENMETDEGVLLRRQKQINYGKNTLAYDRYIKEVPKHMRQPGVHPKTPNKFRKYSRRSWDQQIKLWKVKLHAWDPPTQGGQDKVLDNIEELGLDDVMDIELDFPTLSDSQDAPTCLPTRSLSLEGEDCSGTPVKVQKTETTAEPDMA